One part of the bacterium genome encodes these proteins:
- a CDS encoding prepilin peptidase, with product MTAAAVVAALAVWGAAASWLAIVDHRTRTLPTRVVWSTAGAVWLLYAAASILEADPAGLAGAAIGAAICGGALAVVHFAHPPSLGFGDVRLAVLNGMLCGWWGWRTALAALAAGFLLAFPQAVVTLIREGRRASRALGPYLIAGTAGVAAWSAVSEGLVPFA from the coding sequence ATGACCGCGGCGGCAGTCGTCGCGGCGCTGGCGGTGTGGGGCGCCGCGGCCTCGTGGCTGGCGATCGTCGATCATCGCACCCGCACGCTGCCCACGCGGGTCGTCTGGAGCACCGCCGGGGCGGTCTGGCTGCTCTATGCGGCGGCCTCGATCCTGGAGGCGGATCCGGCCGGACTCGCCGGCGCGGCCATCGGCGCGGCGATCTGCGGCGGCGCCCTGGCCGTCGTGCATTTCGCACACCCGCCGTCGCTGGGCTTCGGCGACGTGCGCCTCGCGGTCCTCAACGGGATGCTCTGCGGATGGTGGGGTTGGCGGACCGCCCTGGCCGCGCTGGCGGCCGGCTTCCTGCTGGCCTTCCCCCAGGCCGTCGTCACGCTGATCCGCGAAGGGCGCCGCGCCAGCCGGGCGCTCGGGCCCTATCTGATCGCCGGCACAGCGGGGGTCGCGGCGTGGAGCGCCGTCAGCGAGGGGCTCGTGCCCTTCGCCTGA
- a CDS encoding SAF domain-containing protein yields the protein MSDVVQQQVSRSGSPRGAPGRRVTVPGADKKKKRDQGVRGGLLLAGLLLVILSGGAFWYILQEMDTRQEYLVTVRPIERFEVVGPGHFGVVAANIGTAEGVPPEFVDVLVGKWAAGSIPANTIVTPGLFQSPPLSGAEEADKVLIEVSLPAGEAPGGSLASGDKIALFGAESSEGGQAGSPTLIGVLELPSVQGNVIRYVVTPGEAQAIQGIVGRYNAAADRRMWKVGFDLSAEELIDAAR from the coding sequence ATGTCCGACGTCGTACAGCAGCAAGTCTCCCGGTCCGGATCGCCCCGCGGCGCGCCGGGCCGCCGGGTGACGGTCCCCGGCGCCGACAAGAAGAAGAAGCGCGACCAGGGCGTGCGCGGCGGCCTGCTGCTGGCGGGGCTGCTGCTCGTGATCCTCTCCGGCGGCGCCTTCTGGTACATCCTCCAGGAGATGGACACGCGGCAGGAGTACCTGGTCACGGTCCGGCCCATCGAGCGGTTCGAGGTGGTCGGCCCGGGCCACTTCGGCGTCGTCGCGGCGAACATCGGCACCGCCGAGGGTGTGCCGCCGGAGTTCGTCGACGTGCTGGTCGGCAAGTGGGCCGCGGGCAGCATCCCCGCCAACACCATCGTGACGCCCGGCCTGTTCCAGTCGCCGCCCCTCTCGGGCGCCGAGGAGGCCGACAAGGTCCTCATCGAGGTGAGCCTCCCGGCGGGGGAGGCGCCCGGCGGGTCCCTCGCCAGCGGCGACAAGATCGCGCTGTTCGGCGCCGAGTCCTCCGAGGGCGGTCAGGCCGGGTCCCCGACGCTCATCGGGGTGCTCGAGTTGCCGTCGGTGCAGGGGAACGTGATCCGCTACGTGGTGACGCCGGGGGAGGCGCAGGCCATCCAGGGGATCGTGGGCCGTTACAACGCGGCGGCGGATCGGCGGATGTGGAAGGTCGGCTTCGACCTGTCCGCCGAGGAGCTCATCGATGCCGCCCGGTAG